A region from the Kribbella shirazensis genome encodes:
- a CDS encoding IS256 family transposase, which yields MTATLPDVAGKKKQMKESAEQQAAAELVRLAKEQGLSLTGPDGLLKQLNKVVLEIALNEEMTEHLGHEKHGRPVAGNVRNGTRSKTVLTENSGPVELEVPRDRAGTFEPQIVKKRQRRLSGVDEVVLSLYAKGLTTGEISAHFAEIYGASVSKETISRITDKVVEEMNDWAGRPLEQVYAAVFIDAIVVKVRDGQVANRPFYAAIGVTLAGERDVLGLWAGTAGSGEGAKFWMSVLTDLKNRGLRDVFFVVCDGLKGLPEVVANVWPPAIVQTCIIHLIRNTIRLASRKYWPEISRDLKPIYTAVNAGAARAAFDDLAEKWGHRYPAVIRLWDNAWEEFIPFLDYDVEIRRVLCSTNAIESLNARYRRAIRARGHFPTEQAALKCLYLVTRSLDPTGTGRARWAMRWKPALNAFAITFGDRFPAAETY from the coding sequence ATGACCGCGACACTGCCGGATGTGGCAGGCAAGAAGAAGCAGATGAAGGAGTCGGCCGAGCAGCAGGCTGCGGCTGAGTTGGTGCGGTTGGCCAAGGAGCAGGGGTTGTCGCTGACCGGCCCGGACGGGCTGTTGAAGCAGCTGAACAAGGTGGTGCTCGAGATCGCGCTGAACGAGGAGATGACCGAGCACCTGGGCCATGAGAAGCACGGCCGGCCGGTGGCGGGCAATGTCCGCAACGGCACCCGGTCCAAGACCGTGCTGACCGAGAACTCCGGCCCGGTCGAGCTGGAGGTGCCGCGAGATCGGGCCGGAACGTTCGAGCCGCAGATCGTGAAGAAGCGCCAGCGCCGGTTGTCCGGTGTCGACGAGGTGGTGTTGTCGTTGTATGCCAAGGGCCTGACCACGGGTGAGATCTCGGCGCACTTCGCCGAGATCTACGGCGCGTCGGTCAGCAAGGAGACGATCTCGCGGATCACCGACAAGGTGGTCGAGGAGATGAACGACTGGGCGGGCCGCCCGCTGGAGCAGGTGTATGCGGCGGTGTTCATCGACGCGATCGTGGTCAAGGTCCGCGACGGGCAGGTCGCCAACCGGCCGTTTTATGCCGCGATCGGTGTGACGCTGGCCGGGGAACGCGACGTGCTCGGGCTGTGGGCCGGGACCGCGGGCAGTGGTGAGGGCGCGAAGTTCTGGATGAGCGTGCTCACCGACCTCAAGAACCGCGGCCTGCGGGACGTGTTCTTCGTCGTGTGCGACGGGCTGAAGGGCCTGCCCGAGGTGGTGGCGAACGTGTGGCCGCCGGCGATCGTGCAGACCTGCATCATCCACCTGATCCGCAACACTATCCGGCTCGCCTCGCGCAAGTACTGGCCGGAGATCTCCCGCGACCTCAAGCCGATCTACACCGCGGTCAACGCAGGCGCCGCCCGGGCCGCGTTCGACGACCTGGCCGAGAAGTGGGGGCACCGCTACCCGGCGGTGATCCGGCTGTGGGACAACGCCTGGGAGGAGTTCATCCCGTTCCTGGACTACGACGTCGAGATCCGCCGGGTGTTGTGCTCCACGAACGCGATCGAGTCCCTGAACGCCCGCTACCGGCGCGCGATCAGGGCCCGCGGCCACTTCCCGACCGAACAGGCCGCACTGAAGTGTCTCTACCTCGTGACCCGGTCGCTGGACCCCACCGGCACCGGGCGGGCACGATGGGCGATGCGGTGGAAACCAGCACTCAACGCGTTCGCGATCACCTTCGGCGACCGATTCCCGGCCGCCGAAACCTACTAA
- a CDS encoding MFS transporter has translation MALFGVSVRLSGSSAVSARHSSLLRVRVLVERLIAALFGRKSQRSRSAPPAPNSADQTVIRNVRLLSWFNFFGDFRMYGPIMLIYFAQVTGSYTAAASLLAVKRLSSAAFEVPTGVLSDRLGRRGTMIAGAVVMVAAHLGYAGAAGYGLLLAAVVLEGLATSLWSGNNEALLYDTLLEAGREEEFPRHSGRVNSMFQIALALAAAIGGVVAGAWSLRVVVVLSVVPQVLCVLVALRVREPRVHGPVESNVLVHLGSALRGIRRSPVLRRMTLVSALRYSSESAAQLSPVFVAGLWPLWALGLWRTFGHGVAFVGFRVSGWVIGRVGAARTLLFGELFDNVANFVALVKPTVISPVLLGSPAYGMSTIAQQTLLQREFTDRERATMGSLASLLGSVLYALVALGAGLVADRWGIVPALLAIQAVVLIALPLAWRVHAHASSLAAGAGR, from the coding sequence TTGGCGCTGTTTGGCGTCTCCGTTCGCCTTTCCGGGAGTTCTGCTGTGTCCGCTCGTCATTCCTCACTGCTCCGTGTACGTGTCCTGGTCGAACGCCTGATCGCTGCCCTGTTCGGCAGGAAATCTCAACGGTCGAGGTCAGCTCCGCCTGCTCCGAACTCCGCTGATCAGACTGTCATCCGGAATGTCCGCCTGCTGAGCTGGTTCAACTTCTTCGGCGACTTCCGCATGTACGGGCCGATTATGCTCATCTACTTCGCGCAAGTCACCGGCTCGTACACCGCTGCCGCCAGCCTCCTGGCGGTGAAGAGGCTGTCTTCGGCAGCGTTCGAAGTCCCTACCGGGGTGCTCTCCGACCGCCTCGGCCGACGCGGCACGATGATCGCCGGTGCCGTCGTCATGGTGGCCGCCCATCTCGGGTACGCCGGCGCTGCCGGCTACGGCCTCCTCCTGGCAGCTGTTGTGCTGGAGGGATTGGCGACCTCGCTGTGGAGCGGCAACAACGAGGCTCTGCTCTACGACACGTTGCTCGAAGCCGGCCGGGAGGAGGAGTTCCCCCGGCACTCGGGCCGGGTGAACTCGATGTTCCAGATCGCGCTCGCACTTGCGGCAGCCATAGGTGGCGTGGTCGCCGGCGCGTGGTCGCTGCGTGTGGTGGTCGTATTGTCGGTCGTGCCGCAGGTGCTGTGTGTGCTCGTCGCCTTGCGGGTCCGGGAACCGCGGGTGCACGGCCCGGTGGAATCGAACGTGCTGGTGCATCTCGGATCGGCCCTGCGCGGCATCCGCCGTAGTCCGGTGCTGCGCCGGATGACTCTGGTGTCGGCGCTTCGTTACAGCAGCGAAAGCGCGGCCCAGTTGTCGCCTGTTTTCGTGGCAGGGCTGTGGCCGCTCTGGGCGCTGGGCCTGTGGCGGACCTTCGGCCATGGCGTGGCCTTCGTCGGCTTCCGCGTCAGTGGTTGGGTGATCGGCCGGGTCGGCGCGGCCCGCACTCTGCTGTTCGGTGAGCTGTTCGACAACGTGGCGAACTTCGTGGCGCTGGTCAAGCCGACGGTAATTTCGCCCGTGCTGCTTGGGTCACCGGCCTACGGCATGTCGACAATCGCCCAGCAGACGTTGCTGCAGCGCGAGTTCACCGACCGGGAACGCGCGACGATGGGTTCGCTTGCGTCGCTGCTCGGCAGCGTGCTCTACGCGCTCGTCGCCCTGGGAGCCGGCCTGGTGGCGGACCGTTGGGGCATCGTTCCGGCGTTGCTCGCGATCCAGGCGGTAGTGCTGATCGCCCTTCCGCTCGCCTGGCGGGTGCACGCGCACGCTTCTTCGCTCGCCGCGGGCGCTGGACGGTGA
- a CDS encoding arsenate reductase ArsC: MSKPVVLFVCVHNAGRSQMAAGWLRHLAGDSVDVRSAGSAPKDQLNPVAVEAMREVGIDITGTTPRLLDTDDVRASDVVITMGCGDTCPTFPGKRYEDWDLTDPAGQPIEVVRQVRDEIRTRIEKLVAELQLSHS; the protein is encoded by the coding sequence GTGAGCAAGCCTGTGGTTCTGTTCGTGTGCGTGCACAACGCCGGCCGGTCGCAGATGGCCGCCGGGTGGCTGCGGCACCTGGCCGGCGACTCCGTCGACGTCCGCTCGGCCGGTTCGGCGCCGAAGGACCAGCTCAACCCGGTGGCGGTCGAGGCGATGCGCGAGGTCGGCATCGACATCACCGGTACGACGCCGCGGCTCCTCGACACCGACGACGTACGGGCCAGCGATGTCGTGATCACCATGGGCTGCGGCGACACCTGCCCGACCTTCCCCGGCAAGCGCTACGAGGACTGGGACCTCACCGACCCCGCCGGCCAACCGATCGAGGTAGTACGGCAGGTCCGCGACGAGATCCGCACCCGCATCGAAAAACTCGTCGCCGAACTACAGCTCTCACACAGCTAG
- a CDS encoding aquaporin: MTGSLWRRALAEALGTGLLVTVVVGSGIAAAELSPGDTGLQLLENAFATALGLAVLILMLGPVSGAHFNPVVSAVDCWFGQRHGGGLAVRDLAAYVPAQVLGAIAGAVLANLMFGEQAVSWSTSDRSAGHLWIGETVATAGLILLIFSLARSGRSAAAPAAVGAYIGAAYWFTSSTSFANPAVTIGRAFSDTFAGIAPGSVPGFVVFQVIGAVVGAVLVLVLYPTAGDAADEVVVPHTESGVTS, encoded by the coding sequence ATGACGGGGTCGTTGTGGCGGCGGGCGCTGGCCGAGGCCCTCGGGACCGGGCTGTTGGTGACCGTGGTTGTCGGGTCGGGGATTGCGGCGGCGGAGTTGTCGCCGGGTGATACCGGGCTGCAGTTGCTCGAGAACGCGTTCGCGACGGCGTTGGGGCTGGCCGTGCTGATCCTGATGCTGGGACCGGTGTCGGGTGCACATTTCAATCCGGTCGTGTCGGCGGTCGATTGCTGGTTCGGCCAACGACATGGTGGCGGGCTCGCGGTGCGGGACCTGGCCGCGTACGTTCCGGCGCAGGTTCTCGGTGCGATCGCTGGTGCGGTGCTGGCGAACCTGATGTTCGGGGAGCAGGCGGTGTCCTGGTCGACCTCCGATCGGTCGGCGGGGCACCTGTGGATCGGCGAGACGGTCGCCACGGCCGGGCTGATTCTGTTGATCTTCTCGCTGGCCCGGTCGGGACGGTCCGCTGCCGCGCCGGCGGCGGTGGGTGCGTACATCGGGGCGGCGTACTGGTTCACGTCGTCGACGTCGTTCGCCAACCCGGCGGTGACCATCGGGCGGGCGTTCAGTGACACCTTCGCGGGGATCGCACCTGGGTCGGTCCCGGGCTTCGTGGTGTTCCAGGTGATCGGCGCGGTGGTCGGCGCCGTCCTCGTGCTGGTGCTGTATCCAACGGCGGGCGACGCGGCGGACGAGGTCGTCGTACCCCACACAGAGTCTGGAGTTACTTCGTGA
- a CDS encoding helix-turn-helix domain-containing protein: MNAERAGLANRARVHAALGDPARLAIVDTLVAGDAAPSELGAALEMPTNLVAHHLKVLEDAGVVVRARSEGDRRRTYVRLRPEAIAAIATPALAAAKRVVFVCTQNSARSQLAAAIWSRRSEVPAVSAGTEPAGRVHPRAMKVARRHGLDPAGWRTARMRDVVRRDDLLIAVCDNAYEHLAPDHVAPEHRPRLHWSIPDPAPADTDAAFEAAYTELADRIDRLAPALTPTAPDTQESTP; encoded by the coding sequence ATGAATGCTGAGCGAGCTGGGCTGGCGAACCGGGCGCGGGTGCATGCGGCGCTCGGTGATCCGGCGCGGCTGGCGATCGTGGACACGCTGGTCGCCGGCGACGCCGCTCCGAGCGAGCTGGGCGCGGCGCTGGAGATGCCGACGAACCTTGTCGCGCATCACCTCAAGGTCCTGGAAGACGCGGGCGTCGTGGTCCGTGCGCGGTCCGAAGGGGACAGGCGTCGTACCTATGTCCGGCTGCGGCCGGAGGCGATCGCCGCGATCGCGACCCCGGCGCTGGCGGCGGCGAAGCGTGTGGTCTTCGTGTGCACGCAGAACTCCGCGCGGTCCCAGCTGGCCGCGGCGATCTGGTCGCGCCGCAGCGAGGTCCCGGCGGTGTCCGCGGGGACGGAGCCTGCCGGGCGGGTGCATCCGCGGGCGATGAAGGTTGCCCGCCGCCACGGCCTGGATCCGGCCGGGTGGCGCACCGCGCGGATGCGGGACGTCGTACGGCGGGACGATCTGCTGATCGCGGTGTGCGACAACGCGTACGAACACCTGGCGCCCGACCACGTAGCGCCCGAGCACCGGCCGCGGCTGCACTGGTCGATCCCGGATCCGGCACCGGCCGACACCGACGCGGCCTTCGAAGCCGCCTACACCGAACTCGCCGACCGGATCGACCGGCTGGCGCCCGCCCTGACGCCGACCGCGCCGGACACCCAGGAGAGCACACCATGA
- a CDS encoding ArsO family NAD(P)H-dependent flavin-containing monooxygenase, whose product MKVVVVGGGQAGLATGFYLRRAGLVPGRDFVVLDAADRAGGAWRQMWPTLRTFSPTQYSSLPGWMMPPWTADQGYPLAEHVVDYLTRYEERYELQVRRPFRVDSVTRADGGLVVHAGQTTWHADHVVSATGTWTRPFVPAYPGMFRGQQLHTSQYRQASDFTGQRVLIVGGGNSAAQILAEVSTVADTSWATLRPPRFLPDAVDGRVLFELASARQRARSSGEGAAGVSGLGDIVMVESVRRARDRGVLRARDMFTQLDARGVRFRDGSLLEVDTIIWCTGFRPSLGHLAALGLRGEDGLIATDGATQALKEPRLRLIGYGDWTGAASATLVGAGRTARDLVRSLTD is encoded by the coding sequence ATGAAGGTCGTCGTCGTCGGTGGCGGGCAGGCCGGCCTCGCCACCGGGTTCTACCTGCGCCGCGCCGGGCTCGTCCCGGGGCGCGACTTCGTCGTTCTCGATGCGGCCGACCGCGCCGGTGGCGCCTGGCGCCAGATGTGGCCCACGCTGCGCACGTTCTCGCCGACGCAGTACTCGTCGCTGCCGGGCTGGATGATGCCGCCGTGGACCGCCGACCAGGGCTATCCGTTGGCCGAGCATGTCGTCGATTACCTGACGCGCTACGAGGAGCGCTACGAGTTGCAGGTACGCCGTCCGTTCCGGGTCGACTCCGTGACGCGTGCCGACGGAGGTCTCGTCGTACATGCGGGGCAGACCACCTGGCACGCCGACCACGTCGTGTCGGCGACGGGGACGTGGACGCGTCCGTTCGTGCCGGCGTATCCCGGGATGTTCCGTGGGCAGCAGTTGCACACCTCGCAGTACCGGCAGGCCTCCGACTTCACCGGGCAGCGCGTGCTGATCGTCGGTGGCGGCAACTCGGCAGCGCAGATCCTGGCGGAGGTTTCCACCGTCGCGGACACGTCCTGGGCGACGCTGCGCCCGCCACGCTTCCTGCCGGACGCTGTGGATGGCCGTGTCCTGTTCGAGCTCGCCAGCGCGAGACAGCGAGCCCGCAGCTCGGGCGAAGGTGCGGCCGGGGTGTCCGGTCTGGGCGACATCGTCATGGTCGAGTCCGTCCGTCGAGCGCGCGATCGCGGCGTACTGCGGGCGCGCGACATGTTCACGCAGCTCGACGCGCGCGGTGTCCGCTTCCGGGACGGATCCCTGCTCGAGGTCGACACGATCATCTGGTGCACCGGCTTCAGGCCGTCACTCGGTCACCTGGCCGCGCTCGGACTCCGCGGTGAGGACGGGCTGATCGCCACCGACGGCGCGACGCAGGCCCTCAAGGAACCACGCCTGCGGCTGATCGGGTACGGCGACTGGACCGGAGCGGCCTCCGCCACACTGGTCGGCGCCGGCCGAACGGCCCGCGACCTGGTGCGCTCGCTGACCGATTGA
- a CDS encoding ArsR/SmtB family transcription factor, translated as MSKQEIVLGTGSGCCTPISEAALDPVAAADGAAVFKALADPIRLRLMSIIASAGGELCVCDITPQFEVSGPTISHHLRVLREAGLVDCERRGTWVYYWPIPERLRWIASLLAAPEPVAAS; from the coding sequence ATGTCAAAGCAGGAGATCGTGCTCGGGACCGGCAGCGGATGCTGTACTCCGATTTCGGAGGCGGCACTGGACCCGGTCGCCGCCGCCGACGGCGCGGCCGTCTTCAAGGCCCTTGCCGACCCGATCCGGCTGCGACTCATGTCGATCATCGCCTCGGCGGGCGGCGAGCTGTGCGTCTGTGACATCACTCCGCAGTTCGAGGTGTCCGGCCCGACCATCTCCCATCACCTCCGGGTACTCCGTGAAGCGGGTCTGGTCGACTGTGAACGCCGGGGCACGTGGGTGTACTACTGGCCGATCCCCGAGCGCCTGCGCTGGATCGCGTCGCTGCTGGCCGCTCCTGAGCCGGTCGCTGCTTCCTGA